A genomic region of Zea mays cultivar B73 chromosome 6, Zm-B73-REFERENCE-NAM-5.0, whole genome shotgun sequence contains the following coding sequences:
- the LOC103630232 gene encoding E3 ubiquitin-protein ligase EL5 — protein MKQRYLPRFYLPSINLSSAFLICDLLLCCPFPLPSFISLSFICATLFLGDICDLFLQNLIDLQIKLDHLLVAKPSWRFRKAVLPLVVYAHHWPLPLSWVWVVQYQHLVGAEAIMSTAGSGSLRPAVVEDTGRHWAPHGPVLTACVVAINVLMILLVFVFFWRYFSGKRGPSASSGGGDGDDDDASSSASLPVASPWAWSSRRRSSKDHGPQPVDDDVASALPVYVYSSSAGGEGGKAPECAVCILELRDGDSARLLPRCGHRFHADCVGAWLRLHATCPLCRASVVAPRAVAAADGSSRDAKDDGADCLV, from the coding sequence ATGAAGCAACGCTACCTCCCCCGTTTCTACCTTCCTTCTATAAACCTTTCTTCCGCTTTCCTCATTTGCGACCTTCTTCTTTGCTGTCCTTTTCCTCTTCCATCTTTCATATCTCTCTCGTTTATTTGCGCGACTCTTTTTCTTGGAGACATTTGTGATCTTTTCCTTCAGAATTTGATCGATTTGCAAATTAAACTTGATCATCTTCTTGTTGCGAAGCCGTCTTGGAGATTTCGTAAAGCGGTTTTACCTTTGGTGGTTTATGCGCACCATTGGCCGCTGCCGCTCTCTTGGGTTTGGGTTGTGCAATACCAGCATCTCGTCGGCGCAGAAGCCATCATGTCGACGGCCGGGAGCGGCAGCCTTCGCCCGGCCGTGGTGGAGGACACGGGCAGACACTGGGCGCCGCACGGACCTGTGCTGACGGCCTGCGTCGTGGCCATCAACGTGCTCATGATCCTCCTCGTCTTCGTCTTCTTCTGGCGCTACTTCTCCGGTAAACGGGGACCATCCGCGTCatccggcggcggcgacggcgacgacgacgacgcgtcGTCATCCGCGTCGCTGCCCGTGGCCTCCCCATGGGCATGGTCGTCCCGCCGGCGGAGCAGCAAGGACCACGGCCCGCAGCCGGTGGACGACGACGTGGCGTCGGCGCTGCCCGTGTACGTGTACTCCAGCAGCGCCGGCGGCGAAGGCGGGAAGGCCCCGGAGTGCGCGGTGTGCATCCTGGAGCTCCGCGACGGCGACtcggcgcgcctcctcccgcgctGCGGGCACCGGTTCCACGCCGACTGCGTGGGCGCGTGGCTGCGGCTCCACGCCACGTGCCCGCTTTGCCGCGCCAGCGTCGTGGCGCCCAGAGCGGTGGCGGCCGCCGACGGGTCTAGTAGGGACGCCAAGGACGACGGCGCGGATTGTCTCGTCTGA